Sequence from the Caldalkalibacillus salinus genome:
AAACATATCTCCTAATCTTCGACCTTCTTTATTCAAAACAAGAACTAGAAATTCAATAGGCCATATAAACATTGTAATATTTCTTACAACTAGCTGCCATTTAGAGGGAACTTCATTATTATTTTCTGAAGACCGAACTTGTAGACCCATTACTCTTTTCCCTATACTTTTCCCTTTGAGTAAGTCTTTAGCAAAATATGGCATAGTCATTAACGCTAATACAACCGATACATAAAACAATAATTCTATGCCATAAGCATTATTGAGTTGTTCCAGGAAAATAAATATAAATATCACTCCTACACATGTGATTATAAGATGGTCTATACAAAAAGCCAATGTTCTTCTAGCCAATAAAGACGTTTTGGTTTCTCTATCTAATGCCATGGATATATCCTCCTTTTAAACATGTAAGACAATGATAGTTTTATTAATGCTATGTATTAAGACACTAACGGGTTACCACGTTTATCTTGAGCAGGAAAAGACTGTTGTAGACTTTTCTACTACTCAAAACTGTAAGCAATCAAAAGGTTTCAAGCAATCAGTTTCATTTACCCATTGCCTTACATTGGCCAGAAGTAGGACCAGATCATACAAACAGCTCCCCAGATTGCTGTAACTAAAACAATCTTTCGTCTCACCCATGTGGAAAAGAATGTAGTAAAGAATAACAGTAACGCCCCGATCGGTAAGATAGTGTTTTGCAGCGGATACCCTTCTTGAACATGCTCTATAGCCAAATAATAAATAATGGCAAATGAAGCAGATGTGACAGCTGTAATCTCAATAAATATTCGCCGATAAGCACGGTAAGTTAATGAAGGGAAAAAATAGATAAGCCAACCGCTTACCCCGTAGACTAAAGCTGTTACTGAGCCTGTTATTACAAATATTAAAATAAATAATAAATCTAAAGCTATCATATTTACAACACACCTTTTTAATGGGTTAGTCAGCGTTGATTAGTAAAGTCTCGTCTACCTCTATCTCTGTTAATGACGATAGTAGTTTTATGAGTCTAGCGTATTCACCATTATCAAACCAAGAGTCTGGTATGGGTATATAACTATCATATTTTGTATTTTTATGGGTTATTTCTAAGGCGTACTTGTCGTCATATCTTAGTTTGGCTTCTGCGTTAAACCCTTCACATTTTTGACTTATAATATCAATATAATTCATTAGTTCTTTTTCGGCAGATAAATATTTTTCTTCCGGTAGCTTTAGATTAATAACCTTGATATTTACAAGTGAACCTAGCGGCATATAGTACAAAGCTTTGTTGTTTTGAATGTTGTTAAGCCAATTAATTTTTATTTCTGATTCATCTATTATTAAATAAATGAGATCCTTTTCTGTCGGTTCAATAAGTAGTTTCTTGTCTCTTGCTTGTTGCAATTTATAATCATATTTAATAACAAAAAAATAAACACAAAGGCCACTTGCCGTTAAGCCAAAATAAAGTTTAAAAAAGAAGGATGAGCCATTATCGATAAATATATAATATGTAAAGATAAGTGGAATGACGATACTACTTATTATTCTAAACCTTATCATATTAATGTTTACATCCCAATGCTCCTTTGTATCGTATGGTGTGAAAAAAAATGGACGTATAAAGTACCATTCATTCTTTGAGCATTTAAATTGATTTACTTCCATAATTGCGCCTCCCACTAATTACAACTTGCTGACAATTGTTGGTATACAATGACGCTAAGCTGGCCATAATCTTACTCAAATATTCGTAGTATAATTCATTATCCTTTTTGATAACGCCTCTTTTCCGTGCGAGTTGACTTTTCCTCAACCCTTAGTCCTTCACTCTATTCTAGAATTCTATCAAAAAGACTGTAGACCTAATGTACTTTACTGTACTTAATCTACAGTCTAGACGGTTCGTTAAGGTTGCTAAAAATCAATAAATTTACTTGGTATAGAATGAGCTAACCAAACACTATCATTACCTTTATAAAATCTAACTCCTTCATTCCACGCCTCTACAGCTTTTATGCATAACAAGGTTGGATTAGTATCCCGCCTTTTACCAACTTGTTTGGCAGTTTCTACATCAGAAGCTTTTTGCGGTAGTAACCCTTTCCTTTTTATCCTATCAACATATCTTGCTGCAGTACCATGATATAGTACAGCAGGGGGACATTTAGCATCTTTTATTATCCTATGAGGTGTTGAATGGCCATATAATGCCCTAATTCGACCGTCTATAATTTCATACCTCTTTTTATCGGAGCTCATAATCATGTGTTTTAAGACTTCCTCGTTCACATCTTTCCATATCCTTTTTTCACGCAAAGAATACAAAAGCTGGCTAATATCTACCCAACCCTCTTCATTTAATTCTAGTTCGTACTCCCAGGGTGCGTGACGCAAAGCATATAAACCTCTTTACTCAGCCTCTTTAGATCCATCACTATCCCTCATCATATTAGAATCGTTAGTAGTGAATACTGTTTATCAGTCTTGTCTTTGTACTACATTAAAATAACGAACATTCTTTCTCACATCGTCATTTAATATATTTGCTACTTTTTGGGGATAATAATTAGGTTAAAATGGGTTTTCGATTTCAAAGTTATACTAGGAAATGATCTATTTTATAAAAAATCACCATTACTGTATTCGATAGCCAAAGGGAAATTGTGGTAGTCATTTTAAAACTTTTTTGTCTTATTGGTTCTCACGCTGGGCAGCCCCACGACATTTCCTTCCCTCATTCGTCACATTTCGACATATTCCTAACGGTGGCATTGTTATAGTATAACAGAATCCCCTGAACCTCCTTACTTGCAGGAAGAGGAGGAAGGAGGAATGGTAATAGTAATTCTAGGCTAGTAATCAATAACCTTCATAATGACACTTTGGAGGTTGATTTTATTTAAAATGGCTATTGGAAGAGTAAAGTTATAACTTATACTGTAAGTGGTGGGGGAACTAAGTTTGCCTTTCCTAGCGGGTCGGATAGCTTAATAATTTATGCCCTAGTGTAGTGAATTTTCCGAATACCTTAGAAAAAGATAAAAAGTACAGAGCTTATGACTGGACTGCCCAAACGGCAAAGAAAAACTTTGGCGTTTGGCTTTTACGTTTATTCTATAGTAAGGGAGAAGCCGCATGACAAGTACTAAGCTAAAAATGATTGCATTGGCGACAATGTTTATTGACCATTATGGACACTTTATACCAGATTCACCAGATTGGATGAGGTGGGTAGGGAGAGTCGCTGCTCCGATCTTTATCTATTGTGTCGTGATCGGATATAAGCATACCTCTAACAGAAAAAGATACCTGACCCGTTTAGGGATAGCTGCAGTTGGAATGAGTTTCCTGAACCTATTTATAAACTTTCATGTTTACTATTCAGATTTAAACAGACTGTATATTGAAATGAACTTCTTCTCTACTTTATTTTTAATCGTCTTCCTTATCATGCTGCTGGAAAAAAAGAAAGTAAGATTTTTAATAGGGTTGTTTGTGTGGCAATTTGTTTCTTTCTTCATATTTGGCTCTCTCGAAGTCACAGGGTTGCTTAATTCCCCAATGGCCATTTTCACAATTCAAACTTCTGGAAACCTTCTTGTAGTTGATGGCGGTCTCCTAATGATCTTATTAGGTATCCTCTTTTATTTTGCAAAAGAAAATAAATGGAAAGTGACGATAAGCTATGGTTTTTATTGTCTCATACTCTTTTATCTGGTTAGAAGATGGGGATGGATACGGGAGGGATTATTTTCACATTTATTTGGATTTTTTGATTTTCAATGGATGATGATTTTCGCTCTGCCACTGCTGCTATTATACAATGGCAAAAAGGGGATCGGGTTAAAGTACTTTTTCTACGTCTTTTATCCTCTGCACATCGCAGTACTTTGGTATATAGGTATGGTACTCAGTCAATAAACTAAACACACCAAACAGTGTGATGTTATATTTTAGCTCCCAGTTTTTTCTTTTAATATTGCTGATTCTAAAGCGGTCGTCACTCACTCCTTTGTCATTCTACTATCCATGCCCCAACCTACGATCTTTCTAGTATAAAGATCCATGATGCTAGCTAGTTTATTGTTCCGGCGAAGCTTTGCTTTCAAGGCAGCATCTTCGATCAGCCAGTCGGAGACAATTTCTCCCCACTTTTCTTCATACATCATGCCCCGTTTTTTCGGTATCTCTTCCGAAGGAAGTTGGTCGATATCCGCATATTTCTTCGCTGTGACCCAGCTTATTCCTGTTCTTTTTGTAATAGCGTTTATAGATAAACATTTCTCGTTTCGTAATTTTTTGATATGCTTAATTTCAGGCATTGCCAGCATCCTTTCACTTCCTCACTCGTTTTTGATTCGACACCAATAACGGTAGAGGG
This genomic interval carries:
- a CDS encoding RDD family protein, producing MALDRETKTSLLARRTLAFCIDHLIITCVGVIFIFIFLEQLNNAYGIELLFYVSVVLALMTMPYFAKDLLKGKSIGKRVMGLQVRSSENNNEVPSKWQLVVRNITMFIWPIEFLVLVLNKEGRRLGDMFSNTVMVIEEQNSSNSKI
- a CDS encoding RNA 2'-phosphotransferase, translating into MRHAPWEYELELNEEGWVDISQLLYSLREKRIWKDVNEEVLKHMIMSSDKKRYEIIDGRIRALYGHSTPHRIIKDAKCPPAVLYHGTAARYVDRIKRKGLLPQKASDVETAKQVGKRRDTNPTLLCIKAVEAWNEGVRFYKGNDSVWLAHSIPSKFIDF
- a CDS encoding TraX family protein; protein product: MTSTKLKMIALATMFIDHYGHFIPDSPDWMRWVGRVAAPIFIYCVVIGYKHTSNRKRYLTRLGIAAVGMSFLNLFINFHVYYSDLNRLYIEMNFFSTLFLIVFLIMLLEKKKVRFLIGLFVWQFVSFFIFGSLEVTGLLNSPMAIFTIQTSGNLLVVDGGLLMILLGILFYFAKENKWKVTISYGFYCLILFYLVRRWGWIREGLFSHLFGFFDFQWMMIFALPLLLLYNGKKGIGLKYFFYVFYPLHIAVLWYIGMVLSQ